One Sanguibacter sp. HDW7 DNA window includes the following coding sequences:
- a CDS encoding phage tail protein: MSRRPGWLVDQLPPAMVDEDFFRRFVTIFEEQADTLQAHGDNLDVLADTRLTPAEMLPWLASWIGVRALDGGAGVTSGSDAPSDGAGDGGSPEVPGEARQRALLEAWAATLMSRGTPGALRTVLTALCGPGVVVREGGGVFAEGACPADTAWLEVELPSTGGLDPRSLLGLVLDEIPAHVRATVRVARDQIYPAVTADLLEGVR; the protein is encoded by the coding sequence ATGAGCCGCCGGCCCGGGTGGCTCGTCGACCAGCTGCCGCCCGCGATGGTCGACGAGGACTTCTTCCGACGCTTCGTGACGATCTTCGAGGAGCAGGCCGACACGCTGCAGGCGCACGGCGACAACCTCGACGTCCTCGCCGACACCCGACTCACGCCCGCGGAGATGCTGCCGTGGCTCGCGTCGTGGATCGGGGTGCGGGCGCTCGACGGCGGGGCGGGGGTGACGTCAGGCAGTGACGCACCGTCCGACGGCGCCGGTGACGGGGGCAGCCCCGAGGTGCCAGGTGAGGCGAGGCAGCGTGCCCTGCTCGAGGCGTGGGCGGCGACGCTCATGTCGCGCGGCACGCCGGGCGCGCTGCGCACCGTGCTCACGGCCCTGTGCGGGCCGGGCGTCGTCGTCCGCGAGGGCGGCGGCGTGTTCGCCGAGGGTGCGTGCCCCGCCGACACGGCCTGGCTCGAGGTCGAGCTGCCGTCGACCGGCGGTCTCGACCCGCGCTCGCTGCTCGGCCTCGTGCTCGACGAGATTCCTGCCCACGTCCGCGCCACTGTGCGCGTCGCACGCGACCAGATCTACCCCGCCGTCACGGCGGACCTCCTGGAAGGTGTCCGATGA
- a CDS encoding putative baseplate assembly protein: MPPIIPPNLDDRSFQDIVDETKRLIPRHTPEWTNHNVSDPGVALVELFAWMSEMVLFRVNQVPERMYAHFLGLVGIEPFGPSAASADLTFWFSAPARAEVVVPAGVEVATSPAASGSASDDVVFTTVREAVARPASLRAVMTSAAGSDQLVDGWADLAYRGTSLAVFPSPEITLDDATYLGFTGSLADHALELTVAADVLGIGIDPTDPPLVWEAWDGEAWVRLTVHEDTTGGLNRDGRVVLLLPGSHPPLTLGGTGAHWVRVRLVRAAPGRPTYRTSPRLTSLDVGVVGVTVPAEHVTGRPGEVLGRSTGTAGQVFRVAHTPVLARRPSEEILVVTTSDAEPWTEVADFAASGPTDRHVVWDSATGEVRFGPSVRHPDGRVRQHGAIPADGAQVRVSPYRSGGGARGNVGPGTLVTPRTTLPMVASVANTTAASGGVDPETVEEAKVRGPLTLRTGRRAVTAGDYERLALAASPAVARARCLPLGDAVAGRAGAVRVLLVPAAAPRGAAEDRDIDDLALSPELRARVGAELDACRLVGVGLEVGAPFYQGASAAVLVRALPGRPAAVVRQRVLEAIHRFVDPLHGGTDGAGWPFGEDLTSAALAHVVDEVDGVERVEEVTLFDYDLRGRRRLGDSQDALTLTPGALFVSAAHRVVVR, translated from the coding sequence ATGCCGCCGATCATCCCGCCGAACCTCGACGACCGGTCCTTCCAGGACATCGTCGACGAGACGAAGCGGCTCATCCCCCGCCACACCCCCGAGTGGACGAACCACAACGTCTCCGACCCGGGCGTCGCGCTCGTCGAGCTCTTCGCGTGGATGAGCGAGATGGTGCTCTTCCGCGTCAACCAGGTGCCCGAGCGCATGTACGCGCACTTCCTCGGGCTCGTCGGCATCGAGCCGTTCGGGCCGTCGGCGGCGAGCGCCGACCTCACGTTCTGGTTCTCGGCGCCCGCGCGCGCCGAGGTCGTCGTGCCCGCAGGGGTCGAGGTCGCGACGTCGCCCGCCGCGTCGGGCTCCGCGTCCGACGACGTCGTCTTCACGACGGTGCGCGAGGCCGTCGCGCGGCCCGCGTCGCTGCGCGCCGTGATGACGTCCGCGGCAGGCTCGGACCAGCTCGTCGACGGCTGGGCCGACCTCGCCTACCGGGGCACGAGCCTCGCGGTGTTCCCGTCGCCGGAGATCACGCTCGACGACGCGACGTACCTGGGCTTCACCGGTTCGCTCGCGGACCACGCGCTCGAGCTCACGGTCGCGGCCGACGTCCTCGGCATCGGCATCGACCCGACCGACCCGCCGCTCGTGTGGGAGGCGTGGGACGGCGAGGCGTGGGTGCGGCTCACGGTGCACGAGGACACGACGGGCGGGCTCAACCGTGACGGCCGCGTCGTCCTCCTGCTGCCGGGCTCGCACCCGCCGCTCACGCTCGGAGGCACGGGCGCGCACTGGGTGCGCGTGCGACTCGTGCGCGCTGCGCCCGGCCGGCCGACGTACCGCACGTCGCCGCGGCTCACGTCGCTCGACGTCGGCGTCGTCGGCGTCACCGTCCCCGCCGAGCACGTCACGGGGCGCCCGGGCGAGGTGCTCGGACGCTCGACGGGCACGGCCGGGCAGGTCTTCCGCGTCGCCCACACGCCTGTTCTCGCGCGCCGCCCGAGCGAGGAGATCCTCGTCGTCACGACGAGCGACGCCGAGCCGTGGACCGAGGTCGCCGACTTCGCTGCCTCCGGCCCCACCGACCGCCACGTCGTGTGGGACTCCGCGACGGGCGAGGTCCGCTTCGGCCCGTCCGTCCGCCACCCTGACGGTCGCGTACGCCAGCACGGTGCGATCCCCGCCGACGGCGCCCAGGTGCGCGTGAGCCCCTACCGCTCGGGCGGCGGGGCGCGCGGCAACGTCGGGCCCGGGACGCTCGTCACGCCCCGCACGACGCTGCCGATGGTCGCGTCCGTCGCCAACACGACGGCCGCGTCCGGAGGCGTCGACCCCGAGACCGTCGAGGAGGCGAAGGTCCGCGGGCCGCTCACGCTGCGCACGGGCCGCCGAGCCGTGACGGCCGGCGACTACGAACGCCTCGCGCTCGCCGCGTCGCCCGCGGTCGCGCGCGCACGCTGCCTGCCCCTCGGCGACGCCGTGGCGGGCAGGGCGGGCGCGGTGCGCGTGCTGCTCGTGCCCGCAGCGGCCCCGCGCGGCGCCGCGGAGGACCGCGACATCGACGACCTCGCCCTCTCCCCCGAGCTGCGGGCCCGGGTCGGCGCGGAGCTCGACGCGTGCCGGCTCGTCGGCGTGGGCCTCGAGGTCGGGGCGCCCTTCTACCAGGGGGCGAGCGCCGCCGTGCTCGTGCGCGCCCTGCCGGGGCGGCCCGCGGCCGTCGTGCGCCAGCGCGTCCTCGAGGCCATCCACCGGTTCGTCGACCCCCTCCACGGAGGCACCGACGGCGCGGGCTGGCCGTTCGGCGAGGACCTCACGTCCGCCGCGCTCGCGCACGTCGTCGACGAGGTCGACGGCGTCGAGCGCGTCGAGGAGGTCACGCTCTTCGACTACGACCTGCGTGGCCGACGCCGCCTGGGCGACAGCCAGGACGCGCTCACCCTCACGCCCGGGGCCCTGTTCGTCTCGGCCGCGCACCGCGTGGTCGTGCGATGA
- a CDS encoding GPW/gp25 family protein: MENASSAASFVGRGFTWPLRVDASGSIALTDGSGDLDDAIRVVLLTAPGERLMRPQFGCRIWDLLFEPVTANLLGLVDRAVRDALAQWEPRIEVLDVTPRQDDDNPGLVLIDLTYRVKATNDRRNLVHPFYVIPHEES, encoded by the coding sequence ATGGAGAACGCATCCTCCGCCGCGTCCTTCGTAGGACGCGGCTTCACGTGGCCGTTGCGCGTCGACGCGTCGGGCTCGATCGCGCTCACGGACGGCTCGGGCGACCTCGACGACGCGATCCGCGTCGTCCTGCTCACGGCGCCCGGCGAGCGCCTCATGCGACCGCAGTTCGGCTGCCGCATCTGGGACCTGCTCTTCGAGCCCGTCACCGCGAACCTCCTCGGGCTCGTCGACCGCGCGGTGCGCGACGCGCTCGCACAGTGGGAGCCGCGCATCGAGGTCCTCGACGTCACGCCCCGCCAGGACGACGACAACCCCGGGCTCGTCCTCATCGACCTCACCTACCGGGTCAAGGCGACCAACGACCGCCGCAACCTCGTCCACCCCTTCTACGTCATCCCGCACGAGGAATCCTGA
- a CDS encoding phage baseplate assembly protein V — translation MTSAAAGVSLVPRITLDGGPLPTSLTGTLVALRVVRPLRTTAWARLELAVDDSAHVLDPTRGIGAVKVGQKVTVGGRPSDRPVVATVFEGTVTRIESVRGERGGTRLVVTAQDATALLASETAQTFVDEGLASILGKIVQSAGLRVDATGLPPAKVHYMLQAGSALRFVDDVAQRTGSDWMLDGTTLRLWPASTPRPGAEHVTLRADEVATCEVSQESGGPTRAVVTSWDPEAGAAVTGEHERKAVDGIAVSERVVLDSTSFPLDADEATRIARARLAGSGPVAARALVRRLVPLAPGSRLTLQHTWWPDDAEYVREVTTTWDRAGWSTEVVTGSRARTTLADLGGRAGDRGAAAYTHDGVVVGIVTALGAQNDARGAGRVKVEFPFLGRTITSDWARVASAGGGEGRGLLVVPEVGDEVLVAFEGSDVRRPVVVTGLHSERRKAPGTYPVEGSTVSRRAFTSRRGNLLELVDGDSAAKDHVLLALPGGETRLRLGGDAVDLTVPKGRPVKIQAGATRIVVGDDGSVTVEGTEITVRAQQRLALEAAEISVRAKGKLALEGADVSVKGQAKAALEAGGVTQVKGGMVQIN, via the coding sequence GTGACGTCCGCAGCGGCAGGCGTCTCGCTCGTTCCGCGCATCACTCTCGACGGCGGCCCGCTGCCGACGTCGCTCACGGGCACGCTCGTCGCGCTGCGCGTCGTGCGGCCCCTGCGGACGACGGCATGGGCGCGGCTCGAGCTCGCGGTCGACGACTCCGCGCACGTCCTCGACCCCACGCGCGGGATCGGAGCCGTCAAGGTCGGGCAGAAGGTCACCGTCGGCGGACGTCCGAGCGACCGGCCCGTCGTCGCGACGGTCTTCGAGGGCACAGTCACCCGCATCGAGTCGGTCCGCGGCGAGCGCGGCGGCACCCGCCTCGTCGTCACGGCGCAGGACGCCACGGCGCTGCTCGCGTCCGAGACCGCGCAGACGTTCGTCGACGAGGGGCTCGCGTCGATCCTCGGCAAGATCGTGCAGTCGGCCGGCCTCCGCGTCGACGCGACAGGGCTGCCGCCCGCGAAGGTCCACTACATGCTCCAGGCGGGCTCCGCCCTGCGCTTCGTCGACGACGTCGCGCAGCGCACCGGGAGCGACTGGATGCTCGACGGCACGACCCTGCGACTGTGGCCGGCGAGCACGCCACGGCCCGGCGCGGAGCACGTCACGCTCCGCGCCGACGAGGTCGCGACGTGCGAGGTCTCCCAGGAGTCTGGCGGCCCGACGCGCGCCGTCGTCACGTCGTGGGACCCCGAGGCCGGCGCGGCCGTCACGGGCGAGCACGAGCGCAAGGCCGTCGACGGGATCGCGGTGAGCGAGCGCGTCGTCCTCGACTCCACGTCCTTCCCGCTCGACGCGGACGAGGCGACCCGGATCGCCCGGGCCCGCCTGGCCGGGTCCGGTCCCGTGGCGGCACGCGCGCTCGTGCGCCGTCTCGTGCCGCTCGCGCCCGGGTCGCGCCTCACGCTCCAGCACACGTGGTGGCCCGACGACGCCGAGTACGTGCGGGAGGTGACGACGACGTGGGACCGCGCAGGCTGGTCGACCGAGGTCGTCACGGGCTCGCGCGCACGGACGACGCTCGCCGACCTCGGCGGCCGGGCAGGTGACCGCGGTGCGGCCGCGTACACGCACGACGGCGTCGTCGTCGGCATCGTCACCGCGCTCGGCGCGCAGAACGACGCGCGCGGCGCGGGCCGCGTCAAGGTCGAGTTCCCGTTCCTCGGCCGGACGATCACGTCCGACTGGGCGCGCGTCGCGTCCGCGGGCGGGGGCGAGGGCCGCGGCCTGCTCGTCGTGCCCGAGGTCGGCGACGAGGTGCTCGTCGCGTTCGAGGGCTCCGACGTGCGCCGACCCGTCGTCGTCACGGGCCTGCACTCCGAGCGCCGCAAGGCGCCCGGGACGTACCCCGTCGAGGGATCGACCGTGAGCCGTCGCGCGTTCACGTCACGCCGGGGCAACCTCCTCGAGCTCGTCGACGGCGACAGCGCCGCCAAGGACCACGTGCTGCTCGCGCTGCCCGGAGGCGAGACCCGCCTGCGACTCGGCGGCGACGCGGTCGACCTCACAGTGCCGAAGGGCAGGCCCGTGAAGATCCAGGCGGGCGCGACGCGCATCGTCGTCGGCGACGACGGCTCCGTCACCGTCGAGGGCACGGAGATCACGGTCCGCGCGCAGCAGAGGCTCGCGCTCGAGGCCGCCGAGATCAGCGTGAGGGCCAAGGGCAAGCTCGCGCTCGAAGGTGCTGACGTGTCGGTCAAGGGGCAGGCGAAGGCCGCGCTCGAAGCGGGCGGCGTCACCCAGGTCAAGGGAGGCATGGTGCAGATCAACTGA
- a CDS encoding LysM peptidoglycan-binding domain-containing protein: protein MAAPEKAFLELEGGERIPCLYNPAELRLTRSNSWDATPRPGRPTPRLRFGGARPGVLEVSLFFDTTATGRSVAEHTGRVVEAMDIDPTLPGSDERAGDVRPPLVTFHWGEVHSFRSVIADLALAYTYFSPTGTPLRATLDLVLQQFEPEHAFGPQNPTSGTPQPHRVHRVQSGETLDRIAARYYGDATRWRPLAAANAVTDPLRLVPGTLLAVPGIEDL from the coding sequence ATGGCTGCACCCGAGAAGGCGTTCCTCGAGCTCGAGGGCGGCGAGCGCATCCCGTGCCTGTACAACCCGGCCGAGCTGCGGCTCACGCGCTCGAACTCGTGGGACGCGACGCCACGTCCGGGCCGGCCGACGCCGCGCCTGCGCTTCGGCGGCGCGCGCCCCGGTGTCCTCGAGGTGTCGCTGTTCTTCGACACGACGGCGACCGGCCGCTCGGTCGCCGAGCACACCGGGCGTGTGGTCGAGGCGATGGACATCGACCCGACGCTTCCCGGCTCGGACGAGCGTGCGGGCGACGTGCGGCCGCCGCTCGTGACCTTCCACTGGGGCGAGGTGCACTCGTTCCGCTCCGTCATCGCGGACCTCGCGCTCGCCTACACGTACTTCTCGCCGACGGGCACGCCGCTGCGCGCGACCCTCGACCTCGTCCTGCAGCAGTTCGAGCCCGAGCACGCGTTCGGCCCGCAGAACCCGACGTCGGGCACGCCGCAGCCGCACCGGGTCCACCGCGTGCAGTCGGGCGAGACGCTCGACCGCATCGCGGCCCGCTACTATGGCGACGCGACCCGCTGGCGGCCGCTCGCGGCCGCGAACGCCGTGACCGACCCGCTGCGGCTCGTGCCGGGCACGTTGCTCGCCGTGCCCGGGATCGAGGACCTGTGA
- a CDS encoding phage tail protein, producing the protein MSSSEQRALGGDASTAGWFLFEVDGVPIGTFRKLSGLSVRLGTHRYVEGGQNDFVHTFPGVLEWPNLVFERGLVESDALFSWVRASAGEGLAANGGKLVRSTGAVTALDYTGERLRAWDVDGVFAVAWDGPTFDVESNATLVERLEVSHEGFRAKTS; encoded by the coding sequence GTGAGCAGCTCTGAGCAGCGCGCGCTCGGCGGCGACGCGTCGACCGCCGGCTGGTTCCTCTTCGAAGTCGACGGCGTGCCCATCGGCACGTTCCGCAAGCTCTCGGGGCTCTCCGTGCGGCTCGGCACGCACCGGTACGTCGAGGGCGGCCAGAACGACTTCGTCCACACGTTCCCCGGCGTCCTCGAGTGGCCCAACCTCGTCTTCGAGCGCGGGCTCGTCGAGTCCGACGCGCTGTTCTCGTGGGTGCGCGCGAGCGCAGGCGAGGGCCTGGCCGCGAACGGCGGCAAGCTCGTGCGGTCGACGGGCGCCGTGACGGCGCTCGACTACACCGGTGAGCGGCTGCGCGCGTGGGACGTCGACGGCGTGTTCGCCGTCGCGTGGGACGGCCCGACCTTCGACGTCGAGTCGAACGCGACGCTCGTCGAGCGGCTCGAGGTCTCCCACGAGGGCTTCCGGGCGAAGACGTCATGA
- a CDS encoding DUF6760 family protein, with amino-acid sequence MLRYPTDALWQEIAYLSYHLHWPLDQVLDLEHLDRVRLIRAVSALNDRAWEAAREQL; translated from the coding sequence ATGCTCCGCTACCCGACCGACGCCCTGTGGCAGGAGATCGCCTACCTCTCCTACCACCTGCACTGGCCCCTGGACCAGGTGCTCGACCTCGAGCACCTGGACCGGGTCCGTCTCATCCGTGCCGTCTCGGCACTCAACGACCGCGCCTGGGAGGCCGCACGTGAGCAGCTCTGA
- a CDS encoding phage tail protein — translation MVDGLFNNDPIIAQNFFLEIDGEVITALISVSGLDIEVAVASVTQSGAGGAAEQVKGLGGRVQTADLALTRVAPLDSPSDKMWKWFNEIRGAGLKATDRTGLRKNGSIVLYDSARNEVARFNFFNSWPSKISTDQLSVDSNEVVKESITLVIERLERVK, via the coding sequence GTGGTTGACGGACTGTTCAACAACGACCCGATCATCGCCCAGAACTTCTTCCTCGAGATCGACGGCGAGGTCATCACCGCCCTCATCTCCGTCTCGGGCCTCGACATCGAGGTCGCCGTCGCGAGCGTCACCCAGTCCGGCGCAGGCGGTGCCGCCGAGCAGGTCAAGGGCCTCGGCGGCCGCGTCCAGACGGCCGACCTCGCGCTCACGCGCGTCGCCCCGCTCGACTCCCCGAGCGACAAGATGTGGAAGTGGTTCAACGAGATCCGTGGCGCGGGCCTCAAGGCCACCGACCGCACGGGCCTGCGCAAGAACGGCTCGATCGTGCTCTACGACTCGGCCCGCAACGAGGTCGCGCGCTTCAACTTCTTCAACTCGTGGCCCTCGAAGATCTCGACGGACCAGCTCTCGGTCGACTCCAACGAGGTCGTCAAGGAGTCCATCACCCTCGTCATCGAGCGCCTCGAGCGGGTCAAGTGA
- a CDS encoding phage tail sheath subtilisin-like domain-containing protein, translating to MPTYTAPGVYVEEVPSSQKVLASAPTAVAAFVGFTARAPHDDPSDPQGLAPRLVTSWTQFENLYGGFVEGAVLPLSVHGFFLNGGTAAYIVRVPHVEPAGESSRLALPATDRSLGLPVAVTSVEPDADLTVTVTTDEAPEDLEGPAPFTLRIVENGVEVESFGDLTLGGPRDAATVVNATSTKVKIEILLEEDTDLSAQLEVLRPGAYTLAKADPIPVAVTGRRFAGSETARSGINGLSIAEDVTIVVVPDLVTAASRADGTVDLDLWKAVQTSLVAHCENHPNRMALLDPPPGLTPQQVKEWRSEVAQYDSAFAAMYYPWITVENPTGGAGATTVSIPASGHVAGLWARTDDTRGVWKAPANDTLRGVLDVERAITQTEQGFLNPIGINAIRPFGTRGIRVWGARTLASDTDWQYVNVRRLFNMIESTILEGTQWAVFEPNDVKLWEGVNRTLSGYLHGLWKAGALFGSSPQQAYFVKCDETTNTPESIDAGKLVVEVGIAPVKPAEFVVFRISQNKNSAA from the coding sequence GTGCCCACCTACACCGCACCCGGCGTTTACGTCGAGGAAGTCCCCTCGAGCCAGAAGGTGCTCGCCTCGGCCCCCACCGCCGTCGCCGCCTTCGTCGGTTTCACCGCCCGCGCCCCGCACGACGACCCGAGCGACCCCCAGGGCCTCGCTCCGCGCCTCGTGACGAGCTGGACGCAGTTCGAGAACCTCTACGGAGGCTTCGTCGAGGGCGCAGTCCTGCCCCTGTCCGTCCACGGCTTCTTCCTCAACGGGGGCACCGCGGCGTACATCGTGCGCGTCCCGCACGTCGAGCCCGCCGGCGAGTCCTCGCGTCTCGCGCTGCCCGCCACGGACCGCTCGCTCGGCCTGCCCGTCGCCGTGACCTCGGTCGAGCCCGACGCCGACCTCACCGTCACCGTGACGACCGACGAGGCGCCCGAGGACCTCGAGGGTCCCGCGCCCTTCACCCTGCGCATCGTCGAGAACGGCGTCGAGGTCGAGTCGTTCGGCGACCTCACGCTCGGCGGCCCGCGCGACGCCGCGACGGTCGTCAACGCGACGTCGACGAAGGTGAAGATCGAGATCCTCCTCGAGGAGGACACCGACCTCTCCGCCCAGCTCGAGGTCCTGCGCCCCGGCGCGTACACGCTCGCGAAGGCCGACCCGATCCCCGTGGCCGTCACCGGCCGCCGCTTCGCCGGCTCCGAGACGGCCCGCTCGGGCATCAACGGACTCTCGATCGCCGAGGACGTGACCATCGTCGTCGTCCCCGACCTCGTCACCGCCGCGTCCCGCGCCGACGGCACCGTCGACCTCGACCTGTGGAAGGCAGTGCAGACGTCCCTCGTCGCACACTGCGAGAACCACCCCAACCGCATGGCTCTCCTCGACCCGCCGCCCGGCCTCACGCCGCAGCAGGTCAAGGAGTGGCGCTCCGAGGTCGCCCAGTACGACTCGGCGTTCGCCGCCATGTACTACCCGTGGATCACGGTCGAGAACCCCACGGGCGGTGCCGGCGCGACGACCGTGTCGATCCCGGCCTCGGGCCACGTCGCAGGCCTCTGGGCCCGCACCGACGACACGCGCGGCGTGTGGAAGGCCCCGGCCAACGACACGCTCCGCGGCGTCCTCGACGTCGAGCGTGCCATCACGCAGACCGAGCAGGGCTTCCTCAACCCCATCGGCATCAACGCGATCCGCCCGTTCGGCACGCGCGGCATCCGCGTGTGGGGCGCCCGCACGCTCGCCTCGGACACCGACTGGCAGTACGTCAACGTCCGTCGCCTCTTCAACATGATCGAGTCGACGATCCTCGAGGGCACCCAGTGGGCCGTCTTCGAGCCCAACGACGTCAAGCTCTGGGAGGGCGTCAACCGCACTCTCTCGGGCTACCTCCACGGACTGTGGAAGGCGGGCGCCCTCTTCGGCTCCTCGCCCCAGCAGGCGTACTTCGTCAAGTGCGACGAGACGACGAACACCCCCGAGTCGATCGACGCGGGCAAGCTCGTCGTCGAGGTCGGCATCGCCCCGGTGAAGCCCGCCGAGTTCGTCGTCTTCCGCATCAGCCAGAACAAGAACTCGGCCGCCTGA